A single Deinococcus radiotolerans DNA region contains:
- a CDS encoding DUF3006 domain-containing protein, with product MADQPGPPAHATVTVDALEGPVVRVELPDGTTQDWARLDLPRDVQEGDVLHVRVEDGERHVRIDRAETRRRTQRAQAELTELNAGSPDGELDL from the coding sequence ATGGCAGATCAGCCCGGCCCACCCGCGCACGCCACCGTCACGGTCGACGCCCTCGAAGGGCCGGTGGTGCGCGTCGAACTGCCGGACGGCACCACCCAGGACTGGGCACGTCTCGACCTGCCCCGGGACGTCCAGGAAGGCGACGTGCTGCACGTGCGCGTGGAGGACGGGGAGCGGCACGTCCGGATCGACCGGGCCGAGACGCGGCGGCGCACCCAGCGCGCCCAGGCCGAGTTGACGGAACTCAATGCCGGCAGCCCGGACGGGGAGCTGGACCTGTGA
- a CDS encoding excalibur calcium-binding domain-containing protein codes for MSAQAAPSGVLTIRFLDVGQGDAVLITSPEGKSVLYDGGRSEARLQGLLTQYQVKSLDLVVASHADSDHITGLVPAVQTFKPKYFLNNGLAGTTQIWQKLVTTAKLAGTQGLRAKNQVINLGSVKLTVIPPPPGMKDQNTNSVGLLVQYGSFRALMTGDSETPETRAWLKQLPASTLGPIDVYKSIHHGAKNGDNAAWLAAVRPANVVIGVGPNNYGHPTAEAITLYKKAGAAIYRTDLNGTVTVTVQPGGTYTLSAAKGTGTAATRTQAPPSVTPPAAPSVVYANCAAVRAAGKAPLLRGQPGYSPKLDRDGDGRACE; via the coding sequence GTGTCTGCCCAAGCCGCGCCGAGTGGTGTCCTGACCATCCGCTTTCTGGATGTGGGCCAGGGCGACGCGGTGCTCATCACCAGCCCCGAAGGGAAGAGTGTCCTCTACGACGGTGGGCGCAGCGAAGCGAGACTGCAGGGCCTGCTCACGCAGTACCAGGTGAAGTCTCTCGACCTGGTCGTCGCCAGTCACGCGGACTCGGATCACATCACCGGGCTCGTCCCCGCGGTCCAAACCTTCAAGCCGAAGTACTTCCTGAACAACGGCTTGGCCGGGACCACGCAGATCTGGCAGAAGCTTGTCACCACCGCGAAGCTGGCCGGCACGCAGGGGCTCAGAGCGAAGAACCAGGTCATCAACCTGGGCAGCGTGAAGCTCACCGTCATTCCCCCGCCACCCGGCATGAAGGACCAGAACACCAACAGTGTGGGGCTGCTCGTGCAGTACGGGTCGTTCCGCGCCCTGATGACCGGCGATAGCGAAACACCGGAGACGAGAGCGTGGCTGAAACAGCTCCCCGCCTCCACCCTCGGGCCGATCGACGTGTACAAGAGCATTCACCACGGCGCGAAGAACGGGGACAACGCCGCGTGGCTGGCGGCAGTCCGCCCTGCGAACGTCGTGATCGGTGTCGGGCCGAACAACTACGGGCACCCGACCGCTGAAGCCATCACGCTGTACAAGAAAGCCGGCGCGGCGATCTACCGCACGGACCTCAACGGTACGGTTACCGTGACTGTGCAGCCCGGCGGCACGTACACGCTCAGTGCGGCCAAAGGCACCGGGACGGCGGCCACCCGGACCCAGGCGCCACCCAGCGTCACGCCACCAGCGGCCCCCAGCGTGGTCTATGCCAACTGCGCGGCCGTGCGGGCGGCCGGGAAAGCCCCCCTGCTGCGCGGTCAGCCTGGGTACTCGCCCAAACTCGACCGGGATGGGGATGGCCGGGCGTGCGAGTGA